Genomic window (Croceicoccus sp. Ery15):
ACCTTGTCGTCAATGGCGCGACGAAATGGGACGATATCGGCCATTTGCGCGAATTCCTGCCTGACGAGATTGCACTCAACCATCTGGATGACCGCGCGTTGCTGGCGCTGCAGGGGCCGCGCGCGGCTGAAGCACTGGAACAGGTGATGCCGGGCGTCGCCGATGCGCTGAGCTTCATGCAGGGCAGCAGTGCAAGCTGGAACGGCGTTGACATCGGCATCAGCCGATCGGGCTATACCGGCGAGGACGGGTTCGAACTGTCGGTGCCCGCCGAAAAGGCCGAGGAATTGGCCGAGGCCCTGTGCGCGCTCGACATCGTAAGGCCCATCGGCCTTGGCGCGCGCGACAGTCTGCGGCTGGAAGCGGGTCTGCCGCTTTATGGCCACGACCTTGACGAAAAGACCGATCCCGTAACTGCCGATCTGGCCTTTGCCCTGTCGAAAAAGCGGCGGGAGACGGGCGGGTTTCCGGGTGCGGAGAAAATCCTTGCCCTGCTGGCCCATGGGCCCAGCGCCAAACGTGTCGGCCTGTTGATCACCGGCCGCATGGCCGTGCGCGAGGGTGCGCCGATCTATGCGGGCAATGCGCAGGTCGGCACCGTCACCAGCGGCGGTTTCGCGCCCAGCGTCGGCCAGCCCGTCGCGATGGGTTATGTCGAGGCGGGGCATGCGCTGTCGGGCACGAAGCTGACCATCGAGATGCGCGGCAAGCAGATCGAGGCGACCGTTACCGACATGCCCTTTGTGCCGCACCGCTATTTCCGCAAGAAATCCTGATTTCCCTGACGAATTCCCTTTCAAAGGACCACCACGCCATGAGCCTTTATTTCACCGAAGACCACGAATGGATTGCCGTTGAAGGCAAGACCGGCACCGTCGGCATTACCGACCATGCGCAGGAACAGCTGGGCGACATCACCTTTATCGAACTGCCCGAAACCGGCAGCGATTTCGGCAAGGGCGACAGCGTTGCCGTGGTCGATTCGGTCAAGGCCGCCAGCGACGTCTATACCCCCGTGTCGGGCGCGATCACCGAAGTGAACGGCGCGCTGGAGGACGAGCCGGAGCTGGTCAATAACGACGCCGAAGGCGACGGCTGGCTGTTCA
Coding sequences:
- the gcvT gene encoding glycine cleavage system aminomethyltransferase GcvT, yielding MTESISEDQLDEVAGPETLPLDAWHRANGARMVPFAGYLMPIQYEGIIAEHEWARTNAGLFDVSHMGQLIVSGAGAAEALEALLPGDISALKPGRIRYSLLLNEDGGILDDLMVTNVTVEGGEPAYYLVVNGATKWDDIGHLREFLPDEIALNHLDDRALLALQGPRAAEALEQVMPGVADALSFMQGSSASWNGVDIGISRSGYTGEDGFELSVPAEKAEELAEALCALDIVRPIGLGARDSLRLEAGLPLYGHDLDEKTDPVTADLAFALSKKRRETGGFPGAEKILALLAHGPSAKRVGLLITGRMAVREGAPIYAGNAQVGTVTSGGFAPSVGQPVAMGYVEAGHALSGTKLTIEMRGKQIEATVTDMPFVPHRYFRKKS
- the gcvH gene encoding glycine cleavage system protein GcvH gives rise to the protein MSLYFTEDHEWIAVEGKTGTVGITDHAQEQLGDITFIELPETGSDFGKGDSVAVVDSVKAASDVYTPVSGAITEVNGALEDEPELVNNDAEGDGWLFKLTLSDPSELEGLMDEDAYKKFVESL